The following coding sequences are from one Salinicoccus sp. Bachu38 window:
- a CDS encoding alpha/beta fold hydrolase, whose amino-acid sequence MKTRRVHTYGSGGHSIEYSIAGSGQESVLLLHGGHSNCYETFSFGTLVEKGFTVVLPSRPGYGKTSKEIGGSLAEAGAHYIDLLNHLGIEKVHVLAVSAGGPSGIHLAAKYPDRVETLVLQSAVTKEWLGPEDALYRISRIIFHPRVEKVTWKLLSTFNNIFPNFVYRRMLPSFSTLSYEEAAGKMSEGDVEAVRKMNARQSSGEGFLIDLSQTGQITEQYLQDISCPTLIIHSRNDASVPTDHPLHAHENIPDSRLIMTDSWGHLIWLGKHAEEIDEAVVKFLKHPSERRV is encoded by the coding sequence ATGAAGACAAGACGCGTTCATACTTATGGCTCCGGTGGCCATTCCATTGAATATTCAATTGCAGGTTCGGGTCAGGAGAGTGTACTTCTGCTCCACGGCGGACATTCCAACTGCTACGAAACCTTCTCCTTCGGTACCCTCGTGGAAAAAGGGTTCACTGTGGTCCTTCCATCTAGGCCGGGATATGGAAAGACCTCCAAAGAGATCGGCGGCTCTTTGGCTGAAGCAGGCGCGCATTATATCGACCTTCTGAATCATCTCGGTATTGAAAAAGTACATGTCCTCGCCGTGTCTGCCGGTGGGCCATCCGGCATCCACCTCGCAGCGAAATATCCCGACAGAGTAGAAACGCTCGTCCTCCAGAGTGCTGTTACCAAAGAGTGGCTGGGGCCAGAGGATGCTCTATACAGGATATCCAGAATAATATTCCATCCCCGTGTTGAAAAGGTCACCTGGAAGTTGCTGTCAACATTCAATAATATCTTTCCCAACTTCGTCTATAGACGGATGCTCCCCTCCTTCAGCACGCTCTCCTATGAAGAGGCAGCCGGCAAAATGTCTGAGGGAGATGTTGAAGCCGTCCGGAAGATGAATGCCAGGCAGTCTTCCGGAGAAGGATTCCTGATCGACCTGTCACAGACGGGACAGATTACCGAGCAGTACTTGCAGGATATCTCCTGCCCTACACTCATCATCCATAGCAGGAATGATGCTTCTGTACCAACTGATCATCCGCTTCATGCACATGAAAATATACCGGACAGCCGTCTGATCATGACAGATTCATGGGGGCATCTGATTTGGCTCGGCAAGCATGCAGAAGAGATCGATGAAGCTGTTGTGAAGTTCCTGAAGCATCCGTCGGAAAGACGGGTATGA
- a CDS encoding SDR family oxidoreductase, translating into MYKRILITGVSRPGGIGSELARRFSESGYAVYAHGSGKYDEAIGYGDAGEKNPMEKVIRLRDSDLSTKEGVEKLLAELSKYEPVSHMILCHAYSTECEMEDWTFEEINSHLLTNVTASMLLIQAFRKHFEDTAGCITLFTSGQGMGPMTNEIPYAVSKAAVANLAVQAAHILGRMDVRVNAVNPGPTDTGYIEDPELYREIENRFNAKRWGTPSDVANLLLFLHSREGAWITGQVINSEGGFRR; encoded by the coding sequence ATGTATAAGAGAATATTGATCACCGGCGTCAGCAGGCCGGGCGGCATCGGAAGCGAATTGGCACGGAGGTTTTCAGAGTCGGGATACGCGGTCTACGCGCATGGATCCGGAAAATATGATGAAGCCATCGGCTATGGGGATGCAGGCGAAAAGAACCCCATGGAAAAGGTCATAAGGCTTAGGGATTCGGACCTCTCTACAAAAGAAGGGGTGGAAAAGCTGCTTGCTGAACTCTCGAAGTATGAACCGGTCAGCCATATGATCCTCTGTCATGCATACAGTACAGAGTGCGAAATGGAAGATTGGACATTCGAAGAGATCAACAGCCATCTGCTGACGAATGTCACTGCGAGCATGCTGCTGATCCAGGCGTTCCGGAAGCACTTCGAAGACACTGCAGGGTGCATCACCCTGTTCACCTCCGGTCAGGGAATGGGCCCGATGACAAATGAAATTCCCTATGCAGTATCGAAGGCGGCAGTTGCCAATCTGGCGGTGCAGGCCGCCCACATTCTGGGCAGGATGGATGTCCGTGTCAACGCTGTGAATCCGGGTCCAACGGATACGGGCTACATTGAAGATCCGGAACTCTACCGGGAGATTGAAAACCGCTTCAATGCAAAACGGTGGGGCACACCATCCGATGTCGCCAACCTTCTCCTGTTCCTCCACAGTAGGGAAGGGGCATGGATTACAGGACAGGTGATCAACAGTGAAGGCGGCTTCAGACGGTAG
- the putP gene encoding sodium/proline symporter PutP gives MDYISLTAFSLYFIFMLMVGYLAYKKSNDFSDYVLGGRELGPVVGGISTGASDMSGWLLLAFPGAVYATGLSGGLWMAIGLTIGFYLNWKYVGNKVRKYTIVSGDAQTLPEFLANRTRDTSKIIKVVSAIFIIGFFTFYVSSGLVAGGLLFEQTFGVSYTIGVLLIAAVVLIYTSTGGFFAVTWTDFVQGIIMLVAVVLVPAVTFFALGGWDNVISGVDQVSPDRLNAFSGITQLGIISALFWGILGYFGQPHVILRFMAFNSSRDITLGRAVYTSWNVIAMYGAVLIGVVGTAYFGSNRLDNPESVFIQLTHTLFHPIIASILLVALLAAVMSTVSTQLLVSATSLTEDLYKGLFRKNANEKELFWIIRGSILLVITFATLVGLDPNSSVLGLVGYAWAGFGAAFGPALLFSLFWKDTTKNGVLAGILTGGITVILWSMLTDGGIIPFELYELIPGFLFSSLAIVMFSKVGSAPTADMRREFEMAKRG, from the coding sequence ATGGATTATATTTCACTCACAGCATTTTCGCTGTATTTCATATTTATGCTGATGGTCGGTTATCTGGCCTATAAGAAAAGTAATGATTTTTCCGATTATGTACTGGGCGGGCGTGAGCTCGGCCCTGTTGTTGGGGGCATCAGCACCGGCGCTTCGGACATGAGCGGATGGCTGCTCCTGGCATTTCCCGGCGCAGTATATGCCACAGGACTCTCCGGGGGCCTCTGGATGGCGATCGGACTTACCATCGGGTTCTATCTGAACTGGAAGTATGTCGGGAACAAGGTCAGAAAATACACGATCGTATCCGGTGACGCACAGACACTGCCGGAATTTCTGGCCAACCGGACACGGGATACTTCCAAAATCATCAAGGTCGTATCTGCAATTTTCATCATCGGATTTTTCACATTCTATGTATCTTCCGGACTTGTCGCCGGCGGTCTTCTATTCGAGCAGACATTCGGCGTTTCCTATACAATCGGGGTGCTGCTGATTGCGGCAGTCGTCCTTATATATACATCAACAGGCGGGTTCTTTGCCGTCACATGGACGGACTTCGTGCAGGGGATCATCATGCTCGTTGCCGTCGTCCTGGTACCTGCCGTGACATTTTTCGCACTGGGTGGCTGGGATAATGTCATCAGCGGGGTGGACCAGGTTTCACCTGACCGGCTGAATGCCTTCTCGGGCATTACCCAGCTAGGCATCATCTCGGCACTCTTCTGGGGCATACTGGGGTACTTCGGCCAGCCCCATGTCATACTCAGATTCATGGCTTTCAACTCTTCCAGAGATATCACGCTCGGCAGAGCCGTCTATACGAGCTGGAATGTCATTGCGATGTATGGAGCCGTTCTGATCGGCGTCGTCGGTACCGCGTACTTCGGCTCCAACCGCCTGGACAACCCCGAGTCGGTCTTCATCCAGTTGACCCATACGCTCTTCCATCCGATCATCGCCAGCATCCTGCTGGTAGCGCTGCTTGCTGCTGTAATGAGCACAGTCAGCACCCAGCTGCTCGTTTCAGCCACAAGCCTGACCGAGGACCTATACAAAGGACTGTTCAGGAAGAATGCCAACGAAAAGGAACTGTTCTGGATCATCCGCGGGTCCATCCTGCTTGTCATCACTTTTGCGACCCTTGTAGGGCTGGATCCCAACTCTTCAGTACTCGGTCTGGTCGGATATGCATGGGCAGGCTTCGGCGCCGCATTCGGTCCGGCATTGCTGTTCTCGCTGTTCTGGAAAGATACGACGAAGAACGGCGTGCTTGCCGGAATCCTCACAGGAGGCATCACTGTCATACTTTGGAGCATGCTGACAGATGGTGGCATCATTCCTTTCGAACTGTATGAACTGATACCAGGATTCCTATTCTCATCTCTCGCAATCGTAATGTTCTCCAAAGTCGGTTCAGCACCGACTGCGGACATGAGACGCGAATTCGAAATGGCCAAAAGAGGCTGA
- a CDS encoding TM2 domain-containing protein: MSNLHIKREMSTKDLTILSSEMDKSQKSKGIAFILWFFLGGFGGHRFYMGDIGYGIALAAATIIGGLLTLGLSLFVTGIWVLVDAFFISGRVDTINEMQEREIIANLGLARE; this comes from the coding sequence ATGTCAAATTTACATATAAAGAGGGAAATGAGTACAAAAGATCTAACTATACTTAGTAGTGAGATGGATAAATCACAGAAAAGTAAGGGTATAGCATTTATTTTATGGTTCTTCTTGGGCGGTTTTGGAGGTCATAGATTTTACATGGGAGATATTGGTTATGGCATAGCTCTGGCGGCAGCAACTATAATCGGCGGACTATTAACACTTGGTTTATCTTTATTTGTAACAGGGATTTGGGTATTGGTTGATGCTTTCTTCATCAGCGGGCGAGTAGATACTATAAATGAGATGCAAGAAAGGGAAATCATTGCCAATTTGGGGTTGGCAAGAGAATGA
- a CDS encoding MurR/RpiR family transcriptional regulator — MGNDNILNYLIENKDRMTKKHRYLVDYILKNHQDVTLMSAAELSKQVGVGKTTVLRFIHELGFDSFYALKKELLKLQKNYSNKWENLQSSYDRDDDGRVVNVVWKEQLRLLDDMMTPHLLENYDAAIDLMAKSRTINLLGMRPYRAAAIYMEALVREFSPGIRQLSQDSESIMDQVLHLDSEDVIVIFEYSPHLAKSVDVAEIAQQRGIPVIFITDNILSPIIKFSDIVLELNSSQQYFTLIPMMALIEIMVVELGQRKSSDSVDNIKQLSTLLKEKGYMVE; from the coding sequence ATGGGCAACGACAACATATTGAACTATCTGATTGAAAACAAGGACAGGATGACGAAGAAGCACCGGTATCTGGTCGACTATATACTTAAAAACCATCAGGACGTCACTCTGATGAGTGCAGCCGAGCTATCGAAACAGGTAGGGGTCGGCAAGACGACCGTCCTCAGGTTCATCCATGAACTGGGGTTCGATTCCTTCTATGCTTTAAAAAAGGAACTGCTGAAACTTCAAAAGAACTACTCCAACAAATGGGAAAACCTGCAGTCTTCCTACGATAGGGACGATGATGGACGGGTGGTCAATGTTGTCTGGAAGGAACAGCTGCGCCTCCTCGACGATATGATGACACCGCATCTTCTGGAAAACTATGATGCAGCAATTGACCTGATGGCAAAAAGCCGTACCATCAACCTCCTCGGAATGCGTCCATACCGGGCAGCAGCAATTTATATGGAAGCCCTGGTACGGGAGTTCAGTCCGGGTATTCGCCAGCTCAGCCAGGATTCCGAAAGCATCATGGATCAGGTGCTCCATCTCGATTCCGAAGACGTCATCGTCATCTTCGAATATTCCCCCCACCTTGCAAAAAGTGTGGATGTCGCTGAAATTGCCCAGCAAAGGGGGATTCCGGTCATTTTCATTACCGATAACATACTCAGCCCCATCATCAAGTTTTCGGATATCGTCCTCGAGCTCAATTCGAGCCAGCAGTACTTTACACTCATCCCGATGATGGCACTGATTGAAATCATGGTGGTCGAGCTCGGACAGCGGAAGTCTTCCGATTCCGTCGACAACATCAAACAGCTCTCCACCCTCCTCAAGGAAAAGGGGTATATGGTGGAGTGA
- a CDS encoding CHAD domain-containing protein, producing MKELQNVLHKRTEKLNKSHTDYGNNPYNPKTAHSLRVSSRKMRSLLNFLKHTFDEEEYDRLNRELKGLAQIYGPLRELDVLIGLCSDIALRQPDLSDHYTEMFKYLHQERAREMRRTFNKTNIRAAETAIESVDSAIHELSFEIDGDWDAYIGKRLKKRGRKLAEDYENVDMADYEAVHDIRKRAKKLRYAARYFGGLTSKKHKKIMKQAKKIQDEFGEVTDARINQHLLDQLAERVEDEDLKMTFQYMSRIEEQTRQP from the coding sequence ATGAAAGAGCTGCAAAATGTACTGCATAAGCGTACAGAAAAGCTGAATAAATCCCATACAGATTACGGGAACAACCCATATAACCCGAAGACGGCGCATTCCCTGCGTGTGAGTTCGAGAAAAATGCGGAGTCTGCTGAACTTCCTGAAGCATACTTTCGATGAGGAGGAGTATGACAGGCTCAATCGCGAATTGAAGGGCCTCGCACAAATATATGGGCCTTTAAGGGAATTGGATGTATTGATTGGACTGTGCAGTGACATTGCACTGCGGCAGCCTGACTTGAGCGACCATTACACGGAGATGTTCAAATACCTCCATCAGGAACGCGCCAGGGAGATGCGCCGGACCTTCAACAAGACGAACATCCGTGCTGCGGAGACGGCGATTGAAAGCGTCGATTCCGCCATCCACGAGTTGTCCTTTGAAATCGACGGCGACTGGGATGCCTATATCGGCAAGCGGCTGAAGAAGCGTGGCCGCAAGCTTGCTGAGGATTATGAAAATGTCGACATGGCCGACTATGAAGCGGTGCATGATATCCGTAAGCGAGCGAAGAAGCTCAGATATGCCGCCCGCTACTTCGGTGGACTGACTTCGAAGAAGCACAAGAAGATTATGAAACAGGCCAAAAAAATCCAGGACGAATTCGGAGAAGTGACCGATGCCCGGATCAACCAGCATTTGCTTGATCAGCTGGCAGAAAGAGTGGAGGATGAGGATTTGAAGATGACCTTCCAGTATATGAGCCGGATTGAAGAGCAGACGAGACAGCCTTAG